Proteins encoded together in one Columba livia isolate bColLiv1 breed racing homer chromosome 3, bColLiv1.pat.W.v2, whole genome shotgun sequence window:
- the AKAP12 gene encoding A-kinase anchor protein 12 isoform X3 gives MLGTVTMAVGQTEHSSVTLKEEAETMETSPSAASTKDGVDAEKDDDEDANTVKQLPSLEEDAENLDQASEPQSYDLGFKKVFKFVGFRFTVKKEKTGKSEPVQLLTVKKETQVLEGAGDEKEVSSEETAMPKDAHCAEDNTEDTLKNEQTEHESPKTPETNEICSESAALATDTASPLRRFFTQGWSAFRKKKSFRKPKEDELQSPTQEEEQEKEGSTLTAETSEKEEKSEFEKQDEEKNMTAVTTEVHETEQTDGEKQESEKTVAVIGAEACEKEEFIRHNETGQKDDVAAAVAKESAMEKKAEEGGQEGNLVEVSEDLGQKEEKTEEGGKESEVTEKPLKTKSVVPVITDSVNGELKTFSEVLPVGEKPESTGVKCETEDRNEIASEEKLEAGSLAIEISSEQLKKSEEGEGNKPSPLGKETCDEKAEEAELKISPTSEDITGKLDTQGEAQDRTTEKKASKEHETKLTLDAPALKSFSTSECSVDAEDDQRTIKPIDEGLQGKTGIVLTDTVKPDEITTEITPEEAAGKRPPEGIINEAELLSSQEKTRPQGSPLKKLFTGTGLKKLSGKKQKGKREESKLGEQGEPIQHLSDSPDSPEEQKGESSASSPDEMNEIPSLEKSADGMQVTENEEASTSDVERKRESVTAWASFKKMVTPKKRVRRPSESDKEEEIDKTKDAAVSATENAVDEKQGEFKENGMDQKPEKATEEPKRKVDTSVSWEAFICVGSSKKRARRKSSSSDEETEHKLAQESQKVEEPGQTKETVTDAILTSSQESDQGQGNSSPEQAGSPSEGEGISTWESFKRLVTPRRKSKTRMEERTEDSVVGSSLEHSTSDGEPGKDESWVPFRKLMPRRRKKKSDGKPEPNNLKQTREDMAETAEEDSDIPAVVPLSEYEAAEQEKMEAQQTKDAEVMRERTSEEERAEKLEESLRIEQGHEGLVHVVTVTVVEGERAVSSIEERSPSWISAALTECIEQAKEEEEKETEITFESDVLVEEAVVAAKTEPEMRKDQSDDTTASELELTSEAVTALEETAEASCAEGTMEVSFAEETTEMVSAVSQLLETPDTTEEVTPVQEVEATEQNLKELDKQTQKVLQEVAERVKSADAAQLVSERTMTKTVITTVEGIESEVKDDAKDGQVVGQATVLLDQSLKTEEHKDDLQALGSAGSIQDQTGLEGSVLPEASERIELSASTKESTEGCENVDVSRDESQCQTCEEPVVDDHEEISEAQRTVEEPSSEDRDPQIVKAVTPEEEPFPKQEASEQEKLPITDFAVDETRDECIPDVHTAVQDKMEDETSTLGLPPEEPVQLEGQDKTLMMGPECTEAAVTVVPMKPERQDEIPDLDSQEQTCTKGAPGKAPAQIEEKEDDTVLLGEESTKVAVTEVPLQNEVKTFALPSETTGSEAAADAEQNVRDGDGRQIKAKDPVPFVEPQCREKTTEIPSQSDETEGGKMEDAVPKPETHLERGTPVTEAPLQIEADSVSNVSARPDLPENGSTILTDTIPKKCETLSSLAEEETVEKEEKLLETSTCQDFQKEDNKNEHLMERAKEVFESGKGEAVRGAECSSAVQQEVLTVQEEGSDSTFPQAKSLEALTVPVPAAAAADEEHIMAESVTPADTTSETVQPLATTAEQMASEGVPVAAVDFSGCGTAELGSAGTPEPQVSPTSMNGLLEEQERPQSTEQPKQNGIPLIHSLSLTHTEFEKDIVQSASIESQSTKIVSNAIETAVQKLAETEKPAAFEPQQCIKSTGKSPSDTPELLESTQVDHQLPEGKEEIWNNGQELQQSQIVKTATVTESAEIHAPVEKTKDMLLTSEVLEDGPNQNSLTIMTSPEDISTESEGLQKSTLELSTSENLTKDPIDIHPPKLREKEVGWIMEITDKHTGQQMCRESEEEQHPLPVEDGKKQKWEDDNCQEATSCDSPQSQNSVAPEALNMC, from the exons ATGCTGGGGACCGTCACGATGGCGG ttggACAGACAGAACATTCCAGTGTAACTCTGAAGGAAGAAGCTGAAACTATGGAGACAAGTCCATCTGCTGCAAGCACCAAGGATGGTGTAGATGCTGAGAAAGACGATGACGAGGATGCTAATACAGTTAAACAGTTGCCATCTTTGGAAGAAGATGCAGAAAACCTTGACCAAGCGTCTGAGCCACAGTCTTATGATCTGGgttttaaaaaggtttttaaatTTGTTGGATTCAGATTCAcagtgaagaaggaaaagacaggGAAATCGGAACCAGTTCAGCTGCTTACcgtaaaaaaagaaacacaagtcCTTGAAGGAGCTGGTGATGAAAAAGAAGTCAGCTCAGAAGAAACAGCAATGCCCAAGGATGCACACTGTGCAGAAGACAACACCGAAGACACattgaaaaatgaacaaacagaaCATGAGTCTCCTAAAACACCAGAAACAAATGAGATTTGTTCTGAGTCAGCTGCCTTAGCCACTGATACTGCATCACCATTGAGAAGATTTTTTACTCAGGGATGGAGtgcatttagaaaaaagaagagttttaGGAAGCCTAAAGAAGATGAACTACAGTCCCCTACACAAGAAGAGGAGCAAGAAAAAGAGGGGTCAACATTAACAGCTGAAACCAgtgaaaaggaggagaaatctGAGTTCGAGAAGCAAGATGAAGAAAAGAACATGACAGCAGTAACTACTGAAGTGCATGAGACGGAGCAAACTGATGGTGAAAAACAGGAATCAGAAAAGACTGTGGCAGTCATAGGAGCTGAAGCATGTGAGAAGGAAGAGTTTATCAGGCATAATGAGACGGGACAAAAAGATGATGTAGCAGCAGCAGTTGCTAAAGAAAGCGCGATGgagaaaaaagctgaagaaggTGGTCAAGAAGGGAACCTGGTGGAAGTCTCAGAAGATCTTggtcaaaaggaagaaaaaactgaagaaggagggaaagaaagtgagGTGACAGAGAAACCACTAAAAACAAAGTCAGTGGTACCTGTTATCACTGATAGTGTGAATGGAGAATTGAAAACGTTCTCTGAAGTACTACCTGTGGGAGAAAAACCGGAGTCAACTGGAGTCAAGTGTGAAACAGAGGACAGAAATGAAATAGCCTCTGAAGAGAAACTTGAAGCAGGATCTTTGGCTATTGAAATTTCTAGTGAACAGCTCAAAAAAtctgaagaaggagaaggaaataaaccTTCTCCACTGGGGAAAGAAACTTGTGatgaaaaagcagaggaagcagAATTGAAAATTTCACCCACATCAGAAGACATAACTGGAAAGTTAGACACACAAGGAGAAGCTCAAGATAGAaccacagagaagaaagcaagcaaagagCATGAGACAAAACTGACTCTGGATGCTCCTGCGTTGAAGTCCTTTTCTACTTCTGAATGTTCTGTTGACGCGGAGGATGATCAACGGACAATTAAACCCATTGATGAAGGTCTGCAGGGAAAAACTGGCATAGTTCTGACTGATACTGTCAAACCAGATGAAATAACCACAGAAATAACTCCTGAAGAGGCAGCTGGAAAGAGGCCTCCAGAAGGTATCATAAATGAAGCTGAACTGTTGTCTTCTCAAGAAAAAACTAGACCACAAGGCAGCCCTTTAAAGAAACTCTTTACAGGGACTGGATTAAAAAAACTGTctgggaagaaacaaaaaggcaaaagagaagaaTCTAAGTTAGGGGAACAGGGTGAACCAATTCAACACTTATCAGATTCCCCGGATAGCCCAGAGGAACAGAAGGGGGAGAGTTCTGCTTCTTCTCCTGATGAGATGAATGAAATTCCTTCTTTGGAAAAATCTGCAGATGGAATGCAAGTCACTGAAAATGAAGAAGCTTCAACCTCGGATGTGGAGCGGAAAAGAGAAAGTGTTACAGCCTGGGCATCATTTAAAAAGATGGTGACTCCCAAGAAACGTGTCAGAAGACCTTCTGAAAGtgataaagaagaagaaattgatAAGACAAAGGATGCTGCAGTGTCTGCAACTGAAAATGCTGTTGATGAAAAGCAGGGAGAATTCAAAGAAAATGGGATGGACCAGAAACCAGAGAAAGCCACGGAAGAGCCCAAAAGAAAGGTTGACACCTCTGTGTCCTGGGAAGCTTTTATATGTGTAGGTTCTTCAAAGAAAAGAGCCAGGAGAAAATCATCATCATCTGATGAAGAAACTGAACATAAACTTGCTCAAGAAAGCCAAAAAGTGGAAGAGCCTGGACAGACCAAAGAAACGGTAACAGATGCAATTCTTACTAGCTCTCAGGAGAGTGATCAAGGACAAGGGAATTCTTCCCCAGAACAAGCCGGAAGCCCATCTGAAGGTGAAGGTATTTCAACATGGGAATCCTTTAAAAGGTTAGTCACTCCAAGAAGGAAATCCAAAACCAGAATGGAAGAGAGGACTGAAGACTCTGTGGTGGGATCCAGCCTGGAGCATTCAACATCAGATGGTGAGCCTGGAAAAGATGAATCGTGGGTTCCATTTAGAAAACTGATGCCTAGGCGTAGGAAGAAAAAGTCAGATGGGAAGCCAGAACCAAATAATCTTAAACAAACAAGAGAAGACATGGCAGAAACAGCTGAAGAAGATTCAGATATTCCAGCTGTTGTTCCTTTATCTGAATatgaagcagcagagcaggaaaaaatggaAGCCCAACAAACAAAAGATGCTGAAGTGATGAGAGAACGAACCTCAGAGGAAGAGAGAGCCGAAAAATTAGAGGAGAGCCTGAGAATTGAACAAGGACATGAAGGACTGGTGCACGTGGTTACTGTTACCGTTGTGGAAGGGGAAAGGGCAGTCAGCAGTATTGAAGAAAGGTCACCATCCTGGATATCTGCTGCTCTGACAGAGTGCATTGAGCAggcaaaagaagaggaagagaaggaaactgAGATAACATTTGAATCAGATGTTCTTGTGGAAGAAGCAGTGGTAGCTGCTAAGACAGAGCCAGAGATGAGAAAGGATCAAAGTGACGACACCACAGCAAGTGAGCTAGAGCTAACCTCCGAAGCAGTGACAGCTCTGGAAGAGACAGCAGAAGCTTCCTGTGCTGAAGGAACAATGGAAGTATCCTTTGCTGAGGAGACAACTGAGATGGTTTCTGCTGTTTCACAGTTGTTAGAAACCCCAGATACTACAGAGGAGGTTACACCTGTACAAGAAGTAGAGGCCACTGAACAAAATCTAAAAGAGTTagacaaacaaacacagaaagttCTTCAGGAAGTTGCTGAAAGAGTAAAGTCAGCAGATGCAGCCCAGCTGGTTAGTGAAAGAACCATGACAAAAACTGTAATTACAACAGTGGAAGGAATTGAGTCAGAAGTGAAAGATGATGCTAAAGATGGGCAAGTTGTAGGCCAGGCAACTGTTTTGCTTGACCAGtccttaaaaacagaagaacatAAAGATGACCTCCAGGCACTGGGAAGTGCAGGGAGCATTCAGGATCAAACTGGACTTGAAGGGAGTGTCCTACCAGAAGCTTCTGAGAGAATTGAACTATCTGCTTcaacaaaagaaagcacagaaggaTGTGAAAATGTAGATGTATCAAGAGATGAAAGCCAGTGTCAGACATGTGAGGAACCAGTTGTAGACGACCATGAAGAAATATCAGAAGCTCAGAGAACAGTAGAGGAACCTTCATCAGAAGACAGAGACCCTCAGATTGTCAAAGCAGTCACTCCTGAAGAAGAGCCATTTCCAAAACAGGAGGCTTCAGAACAAGAAAAACTACCCATAACGGATTTTGCAGTAGATGAGACAAGAGATGAATGTATTCCAGACGTGCACACTGCA GTGCAGGACAAGATGGAGGATGAAACCTCTACCTTGGGGCTTCCACCTGAAGAGCCTGTGCAGCTTGAAGGACAGGACAAAACCCTCATGATGGGACCAGAATGCACAGAAGCAGCTGTCACTGTGGTCCCCATGAAACCTGAAAGACAAGATGAAATTCCTGACTTAGACTCCCAAGAGCAAACTTGTACCAAAGGAGCTCCTGGCAAGGCACCTGCCCAgatagaggaaaaagaagatgaTACTGTGCTCCTTGgagaagaaagcacaaaagTTGCTGTTACTGAGGTTCCTCTGCAGAACGAAGTAAAAACCTTTGCCCTTCCTTCAGAAACAACTGGCTCAGAGGCAGCTGCAGATGCTGAGCAGAATGTGAGGGATGGGGATGGCAGGCAGATTAAAGCAAAAGATCCTGTGCCCTTCGTTGAGCCCCagtgcagagaaaaaacaactgaaatccCCTCCCAGAGTGATGAAACTGAGGGTGGGAAAATGGAAGATGCTGTGCCCAAACCTGAAACACACTTAGAGAGGGGTACCCCTGTCACTGAGGCTCCCCTGCAGATCGAAGCAGACAGTGTATCTAATGTATCAGCACGCCCAGATCTCCCTGAAAATGGAAGCACCATCCTCACTGACACAATTCCTAAGAAATGTGAAACACTAAGCAGCTTAGCTGAAGAAGAGACtgtagaaaaagaagaaaaacttctaGAAACCTCCACCTGTCAAGACTTTCAGAAAGAAGATAACAAAAATGAGCACTTGATGGAAAGAGCCAAAGAAGTATTTGAATCCGGAAAAGGGGAGGCTGTGAGAGGTGCTGAATGTTCAAGTGCTGTCCAGCAAGAGGTTTTAACTGTGCAAGAGGAAGGCTCTGACTCAACCTTCCCACAAGCTAAAAGCTTGGAGGCTCTCACTGTGCctgtgcctgcagcagctgcagcagatgaAGAGCACATCATGGCAGAATCTGTGACACCCGCAGACACAACATCTGAAACTGTACAGCCCTTGGCAACCACAGCAGAACAGATGGCTTCAGAAGGGGTCCCAGTTGCTGCTGTTGACTTTTCAGGCTGTGGGACTGCAGAGCTTGGTAGTGCAGGAACACCTGAGCCTCAAGTATCTCCCACTTCTATGAATGGATTGTTAGAGGAGCAAGAGAGGCCCCAGAGTACAGAGCAACCCAAACAAAATGGTATTCCTTTAATTCACAGTCTGTCTCTCACCCACACGGAATTTGAGAAGGACATTGTTCAGTCTGCGAGTATAGAGTCCCAGAGCACTAAAATTGTATCAAACGCCATTGAGACAGCTGTTCAGAAActtgcagaaacagaaaagccagCTGCCTTTGAGCCACAGCAGTGCATTAAGTCCACAGGGAAAAGCCCATCAGATACACCTGAGCTGCTGGAAAGTACGCAGGTGGATCATCAGCTTCCAGAAGGCAAGGAAGAGATATGGAATAATGGACAAGAGCTCCAGCAATCACAAATAGTGAAAACTGCTACAGTAACAGAGTCTGCAGAAATTCATGCACCTgtagaaaagacaaaagacaTGCTGTTAACTTCGGAGGTGCTGGAAGATGGACCAAATCAGAATTCTTTAACAATTATGACTAGCCCTGAAGACATTTCGACGGAAAGTGAGGGACTTCAGAAATCAACACTAGAACTAAGTACTTCAGAAAATTTGACCAAAGACCCCATAGACATACACCCACCTAAATTAAGGGAAAAAGAAGTTGGATGGATTATGGAAATTACAGACAAACATACAGGTCAGCAAATGTGCAGAGAAAGCGAGGAAGAACAACATCCTCTCCCAGtggaagatggaaaaaaacagaaatgggaGGATGATAATTGCCAAGAAGCAACATCTTGTGATAGTCCACAAAGTCAGAACTCAGTGGCTCCTGAGGCCTTGAAT ATGTGCTAA